TATAACTTACAATTACCTGATGCTTTTCAAATTGCTGTTGCTGTAGCAGCAGGTTGTGAGGCATTTTTGACTAATGATGTGACATTCAAGCGCGTTACCGAATTGCAAGTGTTAGTACTGGATGACTTTAATACTGCTGAGTAAGTCAAAATTTTAGTAAACCGCTTGATAACGCGAGATTAACTATGAAAGTCAAAGAATTAGAAAACGAACTATTAGCATTAGATCCAACTGATAAAGCTGAAGCAACACAAATATTAACTAGAAATCTAAGCAACGGTTCCCTAGGAATTAAAAAAACTCCTGGGGTGTGTGGTGGTCACACGTTTTGAGCTTCACAATCAAAATTGCGCAATAAAAACCATATAGTGCGTTACGAACGTCATCCTAACGCACTCAGCAAAATTTAATTCATTTTTACTCCTCACTCCCTACGGCACAACTAAGACTGGGCAAGGAGAAAGATTAATCACGCGGGTGGTAACGCTATCAGTCGATCCCTCGTCAGTCAAGCCTAGCCCTCGACAACCCATGACAATTAAATTTGCTCCTATATCATCTGCCACATCACAGATGGTAAAAGCAGGTTTGCCTTGCCGTTCCAAGGCTTCGGCTGAAATGCCTTGCCCAGCAAACAGGGATTTGGCTGTTTCTAGCAGTTGGGCTACTTTTTCTGGTGAGGACATGGCATCCCCGTTGGGCGAGTCTGCGGCGGGTTCCTCAACTACACTCAGTAGCACCAATTTACTACCATACTTTTGCACTATATTAACAACCACTTCGGCTGCTTCGCGTGCTTCTCGACTTTGATCAATTGGAAACAGAACTGTTTTAAACATTCGGATTCACCTGTGCCCCCATGAATCGGTAAAATCTGGATGGTTGTACTCATCAAAACATAACAAACAGGCAATCAGGAGGTTTGTGCCGTGTCCAAGAAAACTTTAGCAAATTTATCTGCAGAAGACTTGTCTGGTAAACGCGCCCTGGTGAGAGTTGATTTTAACGTACCAGTTGATGATTCTGGCAAAATTACAGATGATACTCGCATTCGTGCTGCTCTGCCTACTATACAGGATTTGACGCAGAAGGGAGCTAAGGTGATTTTAGTGAGCCATTTTGGGCGTCCCAAGGGTGTAGATGACAAACTGCGGTTGACTCCGGTTGCTAAGCGTCTGTCTGAGTTATTGGGGCAAGAAGTTGTCAAAACTGACGACTCTATCGGCGATGAAGTTGCAACGAAAGTTGGGGCTTTACAAAATGGACAAGTTTTGCTACTTGAAAACGTCCGTTTCTACAAAGAAGAGGAGAAAAACGATCCAGAATTTGCCAAAAAACTGGCAGCAAATGCCGATTTGTATGTTAATGACGCTTTTGGTACCGCACACCGCGCTCACGCTTCTACCGAAGGCGTGACGAAGTACCTGAGTCCTTCTGTGGGTGGATATTTGATTGAAAAAGAATTGCAGTATCTGCAAAACGCGATCGAAAATCCCCAGCGTCCTTTGGTGGCTATTATCGGCGGTTCCAAAGTTTCCAGCAAAATTGGCGTGATTGAAGCCCTTTTGGAAAAGTGCGACAAACTCATCATTGGCGGTGGAATGATTTTCACCTTTTTTAAAGCTCGTGGTTTGAGTGTCGGTAAGTCATTGGTGGAAGAAGATAAGCTAGAATTGGCAAAGTCTTTGGAAGCTAAGGCAAAAGAAAAGGGCGTCACTTTCTTGCTACCCACAGATGTGGTTATAGCAGATAAGTTTGCTGCTGATGCCAATTCTCAAACCGTTAGCGTGGAAAGTATTCCTGATGGTTGGATGGGGTTGGATATCGGACCTGATTCGATAAAAGTGTTCCAAGAAGCCCTTGCTGATTGCAAGAGTGTGGTTTGGAACGGTCCAATGGGTGTGTTTGAGTTTGAGAAGTTTGCTGCAGGAACAGAAGCGATCGCCCACACACTCGCCGAAATCAGCAAAGGCGGCGCAACCACCATCATCGGCGGCGGTGATTCCGTAGCTGCTGTGGAAAAAGTTGGTTTAGCTGATCAAATGAGCCATATCTCGACTGGTGGCGGTGCTAGTTTGGAGCTGCTCGAAGGTAAGGAATTACCTGGTATTGTGGCGTTAGATGAAGCATAAAGGCTAATATCTAAAACCAATGTAGAGACGTAGCGTGCTACGTCTCTACAAAATATAGGGAGAAAATTGTGGAACCGAAATGGCTGGAATGGACGCAAAAATTACAGGCGATCGCCCAAAATGGTTTAACTTTTACCGAAAATCCTTATGACATTGAGCGCTATAAAGTGCTTCAGGCGATCGCCGCTGAAATCATGTCAACATACTCAAATGTCGAACACAGCTATATCCTTGATTTATTCGCTCGTGAAGTGGGATACGCAACGCCCAAAGTTGACGTACGTGGAGTAGTGTTTCGCGACAATACTATATTGTTAGTCAAAGAAAGGCTGGACGGTTGTTGGACTTTACCTGGTGGCTGGGCGGATATTGGCGACTCGCCCAGTGAAGCAGCTGTTAGAGAAATTTTTGAAGAATCTGGATATCAGACACGCGCGATCAAAGTGCTGGCTGTCTATGACAGAAACAGACAAGGACATACACCGCATCAGCATTACATCTACAAGCTCTTTTTTCTGTGTGAACTTGTTGGTGGTTCCCCATCGGCGAGTATTGAAACAGAGGAAGTGGGTTTTTTTCCTGAAGACAACATTCCAGAACTATCCCTTGGGCGTGTAACCCCAGCTCAAATCACCAGACTTTTCCAGCATTACCGCGATCCAGATTTGCCCACAGACTTTGATTAGGAACCGGAAAAACTCAAACTAGCTCACACGCTCATTTTAATCCAATCTTTGGAAATACGTATAAAATACTACTTTAGGATGAGAGGATTTCCTGAAAATTTTTGCATACTTAAATTGTTCGTCTTCAGTCACGGGGTGTTATTCTGTTTTCTTCTGTTAAGGGTGTAATCAACCTTAGTTAGAGGCGTGCACTACCGCTTTTTATACGGGGTTGCTTTAAAAGATATTACACAGTTATTGGGACAGGGAAGATAAGGAAGACAAGGCGGACAAAAGAAGATACAAGTAAAACAAGAAAAAATTTATATGTTATGCAAGTCAGATTCCCGACTTCTTGAAGAAGTCGGGAATCTTGTTTTTCACAAATAATTTAGGGTTGTTACACATAACAACACTTTGTCACAAAATATTACAAATATGTATTCTTTTGCGTACAAACCTGGTATCTATACTGAATAGCCGCAATTTTACTTATTTTAAAGTATTTTTCCCAACCCCATATTCAAAACTCCTAAAATGCTGAGCAAAAAAAAAGTGCGTCACCCAATCTTTTTCTTCGCCTTACCCCTAGCTACCCTAGCAAGCCTTAGCTACCTTACCATCGCAAGAGCACAAATCACTCCCGACAACAGTCTGGGTGCAGAAAATTCTGTTGTTGCTCCCAATGTTGACATTAAGGGCATCCCTAGCGACAGGATTGATGGAGGCGCAATTCGTGGGGACAACCTGTTCCACAGTTTTCAGGAATTTAATATAAATGCAGGTAGAGGAGCTTATTTTTCTAATCCTCAGGGGATTGCAAACATACTCACCAGAGTGACTGGCGGTAATGTCTCGAACATTCAGGGTATTTTGGGTGTGTTGGGCAATGCGAACCTGTTCTTGATCAACCCGAATGGAATTCTGTTTGGACCAAATGCCCGGTTGGATGTGGGTGGTTCTTTTTTGGGAAGTACGGCAAATAGTTTGATTTTTAAGAATAATTTTGAGTTTAGTGCGACGAATCCGCAAGCACCGCCATTGTTAACGATAAATGTTCCGATTGGCTTGGGATTTCGGAATAATCCGGGAAATATCACCAATCAGTCCAATCAGCCGACAATTGTTGATAATAGTGGCAATCCTATTGGTCTGACTGTTCCTTCTGGAAACTCTTTAGCACTAGTTGGTGGTGACATCAATTCAGATGATGGGAGAATCACAGTACCAGGCGGACGAGTGGAGTTAGGAGGATTGGCAGGGGCGGGAACTGTTGGACTAGATGTTAGTGGTAATACTTTTAAACTTAATTTCCCGAATGATAGTTTGCTGTCGAATATCACCCTGGCTAATGATGCACGAGTAGCTGTGCGGGGGAATGGAGGAGGAGACATTGTAGTTAATGCAAATACTTTTACTGCAACCAATGGTGGACGGTTGACAGCCGGAACTGAGGGAGTGGGAAACGCAGGGGATATTACTGTTAATGTAAATAATTTCAATATCTCTGGTATTGGGCTGAGTCAAACAGAGAGTGGTGTGTATAACCAGACAATTGATGGTGCTTCTGGTAATGCTGGGAATATTTTTATCAATAGCAAATCCTTTAATGCTTCATCGAACGCTGTCGTGCGCAGTCGAGTACTAGCAGGATCACAAGGCGATGGTGGCAATATCAACATTACAACTGGCTCTTTCTCACTTACTGATGGTGCTCTACTGAGTGCCAGCACTTATGGAGAAGGAAATGCGGGTAATGTGTCAGTCCGAGCCAACGATTCTGTTTCACTTGTAAATGCGAACATCTTCAGCACAGTGGAAGCAGGAGGTGAGGGCAAAGGTGGCAATATCGACATCAAGGCTGCAACAGTATCCCTTAAAGATGGTGCTCAACTGCTAACCGTAGTTCGTCAAAAATCTGGCGATCAGCCAGCTGGAAGAGGGGATGCAGGCAATGTCAGTGTTTCTGTCACAGGACCAGTAACAATTACTGGAGTAAAGGATGGATTTGCCAGTGCGATTTTCAGCGATGTAGAAACAGGGGCTGTGGGCAATGGGGGGAACATTACAATTTCCTCTGGCTCCTTGTCTTTAAGCGATGGCGCTCTACTGCAAGCCAGCACTAGTGGACAAGGAAATGCGGGCAATGTGTCCGTGCGAGCGTTGGGTGGAGTTGAGCTTGTCGATGCGTACATCTTCAGCACTGTGGAAGCAGGAGGTGTGGGCAAAGGAGGTAATATCGACATTAAGGCAGGAACACTATCACTCAAAGATGGTGCTCAACTGCTAACCTCAGTTCGTGAAGCATCTTCCCCTCAGCCAGCTGGAAAGGGGGATGCAGGCAATGTCAGTGTTTCTGTCACAGGACCAGTAACAATTACTGGAGTAAAGGATGGATTTGCCAGTGCGATTTTCAGCGATGTAGAAACAGGGGCTGTGGGCAATGGGGGGAACATTACAATTTCCTCTGGCTCCTTGTCTTTAAGCGATGGCGCTCTACTGCAAGCCAGCACTAGTGGACAAGGAAATGCGGGCAATGTGTCCGTGCGAGCGTTGGGTGGAGTTGAGCTTGTCGATGCGTACATCTTCAGCACTGTGGAAGCAGGAGGTGTGGGCAAAGGAGGTAATATCGACATTAAGGCAGGAACACTATCACTCAAAGATGGTGCTCAACTGCTAACCTCAGTTCGTGAAGCATCTTCCCCTCAGCCAGCTGGAAAGGGGGATGCAGGCAATGTCAGTGTTTCTGTCACAGGACCAGTAACAATTACTGGAGTAAAGGATGGATTTGCCAGTGCGATTTTCAGCCGAGTTAACACGGGAGCGACAGGCAATGGGGGTAATATTGCTATTTCCTCTGGCTCTTTCTCTTTAAGCGATGGCGCTCTACTGGAAGCCAGTACATATGGACAAGGGAATGCAGGCAATGTGTCGGTGCGAGCGTCCGGTTCGGTTGAGCTTGTTAATCAGGGTATCTTAAGCACTGTAGAATCAACCGGTGTGGGTAATGGTGGCAACATCAACATTAATGCTGCAACACTCTCACTCAAGGATGGTGCTCAACTAGCAGCTGGGGTTCGTGGTCAAGCATCTGACACTCAACCCGGTGGACGGGGGAATGCAGGCAATGTCACTGTTGATGTTACAGGTCCTGTTATGATTACTGGGGTTGGGAGATTTTCCAGTGGGATTTTCAACTATGTAGAAACAGGGGCTATAGGTAATGCGGGAAATATTGCCATTTCCTCTGGCTCTTTCTCTTTAACTAATGGTGGCATACTGAATAGCA
This portion of the Brasilonema sennae CENA114 genome encodes:
- a CDS encoding universal stress protein is translated as MFKTVLFPIDQSREAREAAEVVVNIVQKYGSKLVLLSVVEEPAADSPNGDAMSSPEKVAQLLETAKSLFAGQGISAEALERQGKPAFTICDVADDIGANLIVMGCRGLGLTDEGSTDSVTTRVINLSPCPVLVVP
- a CDS encoding phosphoglycerate kinase, yielding MSKKTLANLSAEDLSGKRALVRVDFNVPVDDSGKITDDTRIRAALPTIQDLTQKGAKVILVSHFGRPKGVDDKLRLTPVAKRLSELLGQEVVKTDDSIGDEVATKVGALQNGQVLLLENVRFYKEEEKNDPEFAKKLAANADLYVNDAFGTAHRAHASTEGVTKYLSPSVGGYLIEKELQYLQNAIENPQRPLVAIIGGSKVSSKIGVIEALLEKCDKLIIGGGMIFTFFKARGLSVGKSLVEEDKLELAKSLEAKAKEKGVTFLLPTDVVIADKFAADANSQTVSVESIPDGWMGLDIGPDSIKVFQEALADCKSVVWNGPMGVFEFEKFAAGTEAIAHTLAEISKGGATTIIGGGDSVAAVEKVGLADQMSHISTGGGASLELLEGKELPGIVALDEA
- a CDS encoding NUDIX hydrolase, whose product is MEPKWLEWTQKLQAIAQNGLTFTENPYDIERYKVLQAIAAEIMSTYSNVEHSYILDLFAREVGYATPKVDVRGVVFRDNTILLVKERLDGCWTLPGGWADIGDSPSEAAVREIFEESGYQTRAIKVLAVYDRNRQGHTPHQHYIYKLFFLCELVGGSPSASIETEEVGFFPEDNIPELSLGRVTPAQITRLFQHYRDPDLPTDFD
- a CDS encoding filamentous hemagglutinin N-terminal domain-containing protein, which produces MLSKKKVRHPIFFFALPLATLASLSYLTIARAQITPDNSLGAENSVVAPNVDIKGIPSDRIDGGAIRGDNLFHSFQEFNINAGRGAYFSNPQGIANILTRVTGGNVSNIQGILGVLGNANLFLINPNGILFGPNARLDVGGSFLGSTANSLIFKNNFEFSATNPQAPPLLTINVPIGLGFRNNPGNITNQSNQPTIVDNSGNPIGLTVPSGNSLALVGGDINSDDGRITVPGGRVELGGLAGAGTVGLDVSGNTFKLNFPNDSLLSNITLANDARVAVRGNGGGDIVVNANTFTATNGGRLTAGTEGVGNAGDITVNVNNFNISGIGLSQTESGVYNQTIDGASGNAGNIFINSKSFNASSNAVVRSRVLAGSQGDGGNINITTGSFSLTDGALLSASTYGEGNAGNVSVRANDSVSLVNANIFSTVEAGGEGKGGNIDIKAATVSLKDGAQLLTVVRQKSGDQPAGRGDAGNVSVSVTGPVTITGVKDGFASAIFSDVETGAVGNGGNITISSGSLSLSDGALLQASTSGQGNAGNVSVRALGGVELVDAYIFSTVEAGGVGKGGNIDIKAGTLSLKDGAQLLTSVREASSPQPAGKGDAGNVSVSVTGPVTITGVKDGFASAIFSDVETGAVGNGGNITISSGSLSLSDGALLQASTSGQGNAGNVSVRALGGVELVDAYIFSTVEAGGVGKGGNIDIKAGTLSLKDGAQLLTSVREASSPQPAGKGDAGNVSVSVTGPVTITGVKDGFASAIFSRVNTGATGNGGNIAISSGSFSLSDGALLEASTYGQGNAGNVSVRASGSVELVNQGILSTVESTGVGNGGNININAATLSLKDGAQLAAGVRGQASDTQPGGRGNAGNVTVDVTGPVMITGVGRFSSGIFNYVETGAIGNAGNIAISSGSFSLTNGGILNSSTLGQGNAGNVSVRASGAVELAGSDTRILSTVEAGGVGKGGNIDIKAATLSLKDGAQLRTAVRQASDTQPAGRGDAGNVSVSVTGPVTIAGIKDGFYSGVFSFAQTGTTGNGGNITISSGSFSLSDSGRLSASTAGQGNAGNVSVRASGAVELTGSDTRIFSTVEAGGEGKGGNIDIKAATLSLKDGAQLRTLVSEASDTQPAGRGDAGNVTVDVTGPVTIAGEKDGFYSGIFSFVNTGAKGNGGNIAITSGSFSLSDTGRLIASTYGQGNAGNVSVRASDFVSLAGSNTGIASTVEPQGVGKGGNISINARRVSLNDGAQITASSFGNNSAAGDIEVDARSIRLDNGSTINADTVGGQGNINLRARDYVLLRRGSKITTNATGLATGGNITINAGNLVAFPSENSDITAKAQQSSGGRITINTKGGIFGIEYRQQETPLSDITASSDLGLQFSGVVQINTPDIDPTRGLFELTEAVVDPAQQVAQNPCTKGYGSSFTITGRGGLPTDPNKILSSDNVRVDLIKPVVLTVGSTNATQKQPSQKPPVKQIIPAQGWIYNEKGQVVLVGYDPTKTGPQREQPAPTSSCAAVK